The DNA window TGAGGAAAGTATCCGATGATATTTTAAAGAAATGTTGTGGCTTACCACTAGCCATAATCAGTATAGCTGGTTTATTAGCAAACAGAAGGAAAGTAGTGGAAGTCTGGGTCAATGTATTGAGGTCTATTGCTGCTGCAGTTGACAAAGATTCTCCCATTGATAAGATGAAAAGAATTCTGCTGCTGAGTTACTTTGACCTTCCTCACCATATAAAGAGTTGTTTGCTATATCTAAGTGTGTTTCCAGAGGATTCTTTGATTGATTGCCAACAGTTGATATTGTTATGGGTAGCCGAAGGACTGATTCCTGGACAGGACAGGGAAAGTATGGAGCAGCTAGGGAGAAGTTACTTGAATGAGCTCATCAATAGAAGTTTGGTGCAGCCAACCAAGGTTGGGGAACACGGCGCAACAGTGAAACAGTGCAGAGTTCATGATGTCATACTTGAGTTCATTGTATCAAAGGCCGTGGAGGACAACTTTGTTACTATATGGAATGGTAAtggtttttctaaaaattcttcttCAAACAAGATTCGCCGTCTATCCATCCAAAAAGATATTTCTTCCCGGGCGGAAGAGACTGCCAAGATGATAAAAAATGGAGCTCAGATCCGATCCATCAATATCTTTGGCTCAAATTCAGTTCTGGTTAATAAGCATGCCACAGAGTTCTTAAACAGCCAAGTCTTGCGAATGCTGAATATAGAAGGTGAGGTTGGTGAATGCTCTCTTGGAAATGTCAAAAGTTTAGGTCAGTTGAAGTTCTTGAGGATAGACAACAAATTTAAGGCCAGCAAGCTTCCAGAAGATATAGAAAAGCTGCAACGTCTAGAGACTCTAAATGTGAGATGGCAATTTCTTGAAAAGCTACCAGCAAGTATTATCCAGTTGCAGAAGCTAGTGCGTCTTCTTGTCCATGAGTTGGTGCGCCTACCCGATGGAATCGGAAGTCTGCAGGCGTTGGAAGAGCTATCAAGTATCAATTTGGGTATCCAATCTGTAAAGTTTATCCAAGGACTCGGTGATCTGACCAATCTGAAATTACTTAAAATTGATTGGCCATGCTCTACTGAATTACGTGATATGAAGGATCACAAGGAAGCATGTATCTCAATGCTCTCCAGGCTGTTCAGGCACCTGCGAGAACTACATGTGTGGCAGAGTTATCCTAATGCCACATGTTCATTCATGGTTCCGTGTGTCCCTACTCCACCACCACTTCGAAAGCTTGTTGGTCTTGATATACATAACTTAAATAGGGTGGGCCCTCAAATTAGCTCGCTAGTCAACCTGACCCGCCTCCACATTTTTGTCCGTGGTGAAGCAGGCAAGGAAGGAATAAATATCCTAGCAAGTTTACCCATGCTGCTCTCTCTTACTGTTGTCTTACCCAATGGTGAAGAGGGAGATTCAGGCATCGTCTACCCATGGAACGCAATCAACCCACAAGGATTTCAGCGTTTGCTCAAGTTTCATTTGCACTATTATTGGTGGGACGCGGCATTGGAGTTTGAGCCGGGAGCCATGCCAAAGCTTGAAAGGCTCAAACTGCACCTGATGGCACGGTTCCAGTTCAAGTTTGGGGAAGGTGGCCTCGTCCTTGGGCTGCAGAACCTGGCAGGGCTCAAACATCTGGCTATAGATATTAACTACAGCACTGCTGTTGCAGACGAAGTGGAGGCTTTGGAGGATGACATCAGGGGCGCAGCAGCCGTCCATCCCAACCGTCCCATACTCCAGATCCAAAGAATTCATCAAGATTGGATGGCTCAGGGGTGCAGCAGGCGTCCATCCGACCATGCCATAGTAGAAGCCTAATGAAGATCATTGTGAGTACATGATGTGGAGAATAAGTATGACCACCAATTATCATATGTTTTTCCATTTTTAGGTATGTACAGAGTATGTAGGAATTGAACAAGGCAAATTCGACCTCTCGGATGGCAGGCGGCACCGCTGGTTGATAGCTATCTCAGTCTTTCAGAGAGCTTAAACTGGTGGTTCCAATTGCTATGTGGCTTTTAGTTCTGACAATGCCTAGATAGGTTTGCTTGCGTAGTTTTGTCTAGTACGACACTTCATTTTATTTTAGAAATTCTAGTCTTCTTTTTTATGCATTGAGTTCATCCGTCACATGGTTCATTATTGTATTTGTTTCCAAACTAAGATCGATCAGTATTTGTAACGTAACTCCAAAATTTTTTGTGTCATGTGGAGCATTATTTTAAGCTTGAGTAGAATACATTAGTGACTCTTCTGTTAATTATTAGTGACATGTGTTACGGTGCTTGAGGGCAAACTATGGTTCCTCcccgtcgggttcataaacccggggtccctaatgggcctacttcccagcaaaagcttggcccagcaaacgacgttgcgaacgatgcgcgactcctgggccggcccagatacctccGACAGGCTGGAAGAAGCAACTCGGTCTTCAACCGGAAGGCCGGGCCAAGGAAGAGACGaggctcgcttctgactctgacccgcctctccgaccggagagACGACGCTCGCCTCTCCGGCTCTGACCCACCTCTCCGGCCGAGAGACTACGCTCAcctctccgactccgacccgcctcttcGACTGGAGAGACGACGAACCTCTTCTTAcggcttccgactccgacccgccgcagtcggagccgactgggaacaaaccgaccggggatgcccgcccgGTGAGGACCCGAGaagtcaggcggagcagataaggcatgacgctcaagtcaaaccgcaataccgaggaccgtaccctgcacacctgtaggacgGTACTgtcaggacatgtcagaagggtgctctacaactttccaggcatgtcagaacccaaacagtgttgtgggcgccgtcgtttgccctacagtgttgtgggcgccgtcatttgccatacctGGTGAACACAGTAAAACCACCCACATGCATGTGACATAaaacaatgttgtgggcaccgacgaaccatcttgtacccgacggcgtgggcaacaaaacTTGGTagctcacactctatctctctctcacttgtaaggccatccccttcatctataaaaggggatgtgctctctcccaacagggacAATCGATTTGAACAACAGACGGATCACTTAGATTCACTccctgctagctttagacactctaaagctacacagagcatatgctCGAACACTCAGTGCacataggagctcccgtcactctcggccctttagaccagagtccgaccagacctcttgcaccccatcttactcccattcgtttgtaaccccactgcaaacattgagcacctgggctcaggaataaactcattgaccgactcaaactggacatagggcacgttgcctgaaccagtataaaccctgtgtcattgagtgctaggccacatccgatcacaacatatggcaaaacgacaaatatttactagttggtcacttttcgcatggACGCTCCCCTTTGATCATTAATGAACCGTTGAGACTAACTAGAAGTGCTTTAATGTTAAGAAGGGCAGCTTAGTAATTGTGCTGGTGCTTCATTAGTTCATTCACGTAACATCTTTGATGCCACCGATTATAAGAAAAAACAGATCGAGAGATGGGTGCCGCTGCAATCCTTCAGCACTACCAACGGCTCCCACAACGTCTTTGATCTGGCATGCCGAGGGCGACTGGTGATCTCCCATCTCTTGTGCACTTGGAACTGCTATTACTTATCCGTGTCTCCTAGAGCCGCCGATCACTGCTGCTGCAGACATCCAATGGGAAGACAAAAAAGGTTTGAGACTTCGTAGTTCAGTCGCCTAAAATCTGAGTTTGTTTCAGGCGACGCTCTGTCCGTTGGATGGTCTTGAAGATTCCTGCGCCTGGTTAGTTTCATATTGGGTCCAATGTTTCTTATTGGGTCTTGGCACTGGAGACCGCACCCGCTAACACCGCACTTGAGCCTGGCCACCGCCCTCCTCGAGTGCTCGACCACCCGCTACTCTCTGGCTTTCCCTCCCACTCTCCCAGTGACCCAGTCCTAGATCTGCCACTCCCAGATCTCCTCCGGCTCCCTGGCAGCCTCCCACCACGCGTGGAGCACCGGCTGCGGTGCCGCTGGCGCTGTCGCATCCCCTTCTCCTTCCCTTCAGCACCACAGTGGCCCCTAGTGGAGGAACGGCGCATGTGCTGCAGCGACAGGGGAGTAGCGTGCGCGAGGCAGTGGTGGTGGAGCAGTGCACCCTGGCAGTCGTCCCGCATTTTCGTCGTGGTGCGCTGTTGAAGGTCTTGTATGTGCCCGCTACATCTCATTCCTGTTTGCTGGtcttttgtagcacccggttttaagaacaaaaccagatacacactatatatgagcccaggaagtcaaatctcacatatagctacaaataagggtaatatcaattgataatgcttaatatataacgtacttagtataaagaatataaccttagatagcaaacagcggaaagacaactccgatcttcggatgAAGACTCCAGTTCCATagagacaactgactggttgatcacaagcccaattcctccaaactctaagaatctggtacccatccgggatttttatctaaataattgaaaaataaagcaaacgtaagtacatgtcgtactcaacaaatatatcatggggttcaagaggctcaaaaggctgacactggtttaactgcgattagcttttaatgagtcatcttttagcaattgggtggcaacaagtttattcacatgcccatataaacacatgatcaggtaaacatgaataatgaatagcataaacagtaatcattagtgagcatctttatcaccagtatcatcagtgttcatcttcATTAACCATtcatgatcatctattccgtaagggtctaaggccgctcgtgaccgtgagcacagctgatatactagttttgcactctgtagaggttgtatactttcactgtgagtcgtgatttaccctttcgcccgaggtagctaatctcttgacccacttctaaggaagatcagtagggttcactatgatgccttttaaaggttcgtctaacaagttagggtcgctaggtttctgtgcctatgaatgtagagctccccttccgacaggcacaataatgtgtagcctatacactgacagacagaggctgcactatatccaacccgaaacacacccctattgcgccataaaggtaacctctaacaagctagaaaaggtcctcatagtgagctaaagctagagccatgtagccctcacagctgtactgtaagtcccagatgttcgcttacagataagtccttagggacaggaatctagagcaccataaaaacagctcaatgctctagcccccttgttccaggTTGCTAAAAAGAATCTTttcatgtttattgcatataccattagtcaagttacaagatcatggattTAGTTGAGGagtagcatcatactacccaatgcataacccataggagacaaggtataagttcaattctagggaatccctatcaaggtgacacaagCAACATGTATCAAatatattaaagttgataggaaacaaggataatcccatgctatacttgctttAAAACTC is part of the Miscanthus floridulus cultivar M001 chromosome 9, ASM1932011v1, whole genome shotgun sequence genome and encodes:
- the LOC136481821 gene encoding disease resistance protein RGA5-like, encoding MAEMISSAATGVLGSVIDKLAAMLTDKYNLARDVKEGIRSLQDELRTMEAMLLRLEDKDDDHIDPLAKDWRSKVRELSYDIEDCIDRFVLNHSHGDGGSTANFVHKAIQMVKTLFKDRGIAEEIRRLKRLVSEQNERGKRYYDINQCLLASSSQPVLLDPRAPSLFQEARDLVGIDAPREEIISLLRCEDKEHKVVSIYGIGGQGKTTLAMEVYHEITEAAFDRRAFVSVSQTPDMKKLLRDILSQISKSHFDQSQMLETVEQLIRTVKECLKDKRYFIWIDDIWSVSAWELVRSALPVNDNGSRIITTTRIEAVAKSCSIGIAAQMYQAKPLSHEDSQRLFFKRLFLSGDDCHPDLRKVSDDILKKCCGLPLAIISIAGLLANRRKVVEVWVNVLRSIAAAVDKDSPIDKMKRILLLSYFDLPHHIKSCLLYLSVFPEDSLIDCQQLILLWVAEGLIPGQDRESMEQLGRSYLNELINRSLVQPTKVGEHGATVKQCRVHDVILEFIVSKAVEDNFVTIWNGNGFSKNSSSNKIRRLSIQKDISSRAEETAKMIKNGAQIRSINIFGSNSVLVNKHATEFLNSQVLRMLNIEGEVGECSLGNVKSLGQLKFLRIDNKFKASKLPEDIEKLQRLETLNVRWQFLEKLPASIIQLQKLVRLLVHELVRLPDGIGSLQALEELSSINLGIQSVKFIQGLGDLTNLKLLKIDWPCSTELRDMKDHKEACISMLSRLFRHLRELHVWQSYPNATCSFMVPCVPTPPPLRKLVGLDIHNLNRVGPQISSLVNLTRLHIFVRGEAGKEGINILASLPMLLSLTVVLPNGEEGDSGIVYPWNAINPQGFQRLLKFHLHYYWWDAALEFEPGAMPKLERLKLHLMARFQFKFGEGGLVLGLQNLAGLKHLAIDINYSTAVADEVEALEDDIRGAAAVHPNRPILQIQRIHQDWMAQGCSRRPSDHAIVEA